One Methanobacterium sp. genomic region harbors:
- the larB gene encoding nickel pincer cofactor biosynthesis protein LarB, whose amino-acid sequence MKEILQKLIDGKISLQEAEKQLKTMQIEEIGDFAKLDTGREARTGIPEAIFAESKEDEDLIKIILKGADNGRLMVTKLEMERYDLIKPQISVLEDKGFKFEYNKRAKILLIKNHEIEKEGKIGVITAGTSDIPVAEEARITAEEVGCEVLTSYDVGVAGIHRLFAHINEMIGAEVKALVVVAGMEGALPSVVAGLVDVPVIGVPTSVGYGVGEGGFTALFAMLQSCAPGIAVVNIDNGFGAGVVAAKIAKQS is encoded by the coding sequence ATGAAAGAAATACTTCAAAAACTCATAGATGGAAAAATTTCACTTCAGGAAGCGGAAAAACAGCTTAAAACAATGCAAATCGAAGAAATAGGAGATTTTGCGAAGTTGGATACTGGTAGAGAGGCAAGAACGGGGATTCCTGAGGCAATTTTTGCAGAAAGTAAAGAAGATGAAGATCTTATAAAAATCATACTTAAAGGTGCAGATAACGGCAGGTTAATGGTAACGAAGCTTGAAATGGAAAGATATGATTTAATAAAGCCTCAAATTAGCGTCCTTGAGGATAAAGGCTTTAAATTTGAATACAACAAACGGGCCAAGATTTTACTCATTAAAAACCATGAAATCGAAAAAGAGGGCAAGATTGGAGTTATCACCGCTGGAACGTCTGATATTCCAGTTGCAGAGGAAGCGAGGATAACTGCTGAAGAAGTGGGTTGTGAAGTTTTAACGTCCTATGATGTGGGTGTTGCAGGAATTCACAGGCTTTTTGCACATATTAATGAAATGATTGGGGCAGAGGTCAAAGCACTCGTAGTGGTTGCAGGAATGGAAGGAGCATTGCCGTCTGTTGTTGCTGGACTAGTTGATGTGCCTGTTATCGGTGTTCCGACATCAGTGGGTTATGGTGTTGGTGAAGGAGGATTTACGGCTCTTTTTGCAATGCTCCAGTCATGTGCTCCTGGAATTGCAGTTGTAAATATTGATAATGGATTTGGCGCAGGGGTAGTCGCTGCTAAAATTGCAAAGCAGTCTTAA